The Oscillospiraceae bacterium genome contains the following window.
GGGCTTGGGGCAATGCACGGCGATGGCCTCGCAGGCGGCGCGGTTGCCGCCGCAAACCAACACGAGCTGGGTGACAGCCGGGTGGGCGGCCAGCGCGGCGCAGCTGGTTTCCAGCACGGTGCGGCCATCCGGCAGGCGGAAGCTGAGTTTGTCAAACCCCATTCTACGGGATGCCCCCGCAGCCACCACAATGGCAGTCACGGCAGGCAGATTCATTTCTTTCATGGGCACACTGCCCCCTTTACCTATGTATAATAAATATTATACAGGGTTATACCAAAAAAATCCACTAAAATCCAGATGATTTTTTGTGGGAAATGAAAAAATCCCCATCGCTGCGGGGCGTCCCCCGAAGGTCAACCAGCCCGCCGCTGTAAGCCCGCCTTGCGAAACGCCGGCGCTTGCAGTATAATAGTTTCATCTTAGTACAGGAGGGGCACACGATGACTGCCAACGCTGCCGATTTTGCCGGGTCCGGATGCGGACGCCGCTATGAAAAAGAACTTGAGACCCACTTCCGCGATTGCCTGCTGTTCTATCTGGACGGGCGCATCCGCTTTGAGCGGTACTGCTACGGCGAGGCCGCCTGCCTTGTGTTCAGCGTATGGGCCCACGGCTTTGACGCAGATGGGAAAATTTTGTGGGATCACGAGCCGGAGTTTGAAAGCCAGCAAAAAGCGATCCCCCGCGTGTTGACTGACATCCGCGCCGAGGACGGCGCCTTGCAGTTTGACGATGCATTTAAGCATTACGTCCAGACTGAGGAATTTGCCGAGGACAAGGCGAATGGGTATGGCAAGTGGAAGGTATTCTGGCTGAGGAGAAAGAGGAAATAAAAAATTCCTGCAACGCAGAAAATGTTGCAGGAATTTTTTGTTGTTTGTGAGGAAGGGATTTTCAATTTAGAATTTTTCTACCCCTTCACTGGTAACGCGGGCGTAGATCAGCGGCGGGACGGTGGGCTTTTCGTCACGGATGACAAGACCGCCGCGGTACATCTCCTCCGCGGGGGCAAACAGAGCCTCGTCATCGGCGTAGAGGGTGCAGATGCTCTCTCCTGCACTGACATGATCGCCCAGCTTTTTGTGCATCGTGATGCCTGCGGCAAAGTCGATGCTGTCCTCCTTCTTGATGCGGCCTGCACCCAGCAAAACGCTGGCATTGCCGATGCGCTCGACATCGTTTTTGTAAATGTATCCATCGGCGGGGGCGGTCAGCTCATAGCTGTACTTTGCCTTTCGGAATTTGCTGGCGTCCTTCAGCACGCTGATGTCGCCGCCCTGCGCGGCAAACATCTGGCAGCACTTTTCAAAAGCGGAGCCGTCGGCGATGACGCCCTCAGCCAGCTTGCGGCAGGTCGGCATATCGCCCTTGCCCGCCAGCACCAGCATATTGCTAGCCAGCTGCAGGCATACCTCGGTCAGATCGGCCGGGCCCCTGCCCTGCAGGACGGCCATGCTCTCGGCTACTTCAAGCGAGTTGCCGATGTTTTTGCCCAAGGGCTTATCCATATCGGTAATGAGCGCCGCGACCTTGCGACCGTGCGCCGTGCCGATTGCGACCATCTGGCGCGCCAACTCAAGGGCGCTGTCCAGATCCTTCATGAAGGCGCCGTCCCCCATCGTCACATCGAGCAAAATGGCGTCTGAACCGGCCGCGAGCTTTTTGGACATGATGGAGGATGCAATCAGCGGAATACAGCCGACCGTGGCGGTCACATCGCGCAGGGCGTAGATCTTTTTGTCAGCCGCAGCGATCTTGCCGCTCTGTCCGATAACCGAAATACCGATCTCATTGACCTGCTTAAAAAACTCCTCCTGTGTCAGGCTGGTGCGGGTGCCGGGCACTGCCTCCATCTTGTCGATGGTGCCGCCGGTGTGGCCCAGCCCGCGCCCGCTCATCTTGGCGATCTTGACGCCGCAGGCCGCCACGATGGGCGCAATGACGAGCGTGGTCTTGTCCCCCACGCCGCCGGTGGAGTGCTTGTCCGCCTTGATGCCCGCGATGGCGGACAGATCGACCATATCGCCGGAGCGGGCCATGACATCGGTCAGTACGGCAGTCTCCTCATCGGTCATGCCGCGCAGATAGATGGCCATGAGCAGCGCCGACATCTGGTAGTCTGGCACATCCCCGGCCACATAGCCGTTGACCGCAAAGGAAAGCTCCTCACGGTTCAGCGTGCCGCCATCGCGTTTTTTGGCGATAATATCATACATTCGCATAAGCTTGTCTCCTTCAAAAAAGCACAGGCCGCCCGGCTGTAGGCGTCGGGCGGCCTGTGTATCGTTTGTATCAGCGGCTGCCCTTATCGTAGGGGATACCCTCGGCCTTGGGGGCCTGAGAGTTTTTGGAGGTAAAGATCAGCACGATCATCGTGACGATATACGGCAGCATCTGGTAGAAGTTGGAGATCTCCTTGACACCCTCAAACTTCGGCAGGAAGGACAGCGACGAAGAGTACGCCGCAATGACCTTGAACAGTGCGAAGAAGAGCGACGAGGCCAGAATCGGGAATGGTTTCCAGTTGCCGAAGATCATGACAGCCAGCGCCAGGAAGCCGTAGCCGCCGACATCGGAGTTGAAGCCGGAGCCGGCCGCCACCGTGTAGGCCAGACCGCCGACACCGCCGAGGAAACCGGAGATGAGCACACCGGCGTAGCGCATCTTGTAGACATTGATGCCCACAGAATCCGCCGCCTGAGGATGCTCGCCGCAGGCGCGCAGACGCAGGCCGAAGCGGGTCTTGTACATCACAATGTAGGCTGCGATGAACAGAACGATGGCCACCGGAGTCGTCAGATAGAAATACTTGAAGATGAGGTTGTTCCAGAAGCTGGGGCCGTCCACCGGGGCAAGGCCGAAGGTATCGCGGGTAATGCGCACCCAGCTGGGGATCGAGATAGTCGTCAGGCCCTGACCCTGAATCGCCCAAGTCATAACAACGGCGAAGGCGGGCGCAAACTGGTTCAGGGCCGTGCCGCCGATGGTCTGATCGGCCTTCAGGTTGATGGCCGCGAAGCCCAGCAACAGTGAGAAGATCATGCCCGTGACGCCCGCCACAAGGATGGCGATGAGCATGGAAATCTGCGGGTGCGCGGAACCGAAGCCGCTCTGGTCAAGCCCCTGCAGCGTGAAGCAGGCGAACAGCGCGCCGATGATCATCATGCCCTCAAGCGCGATGTTGATGACGCCGGAATGCTCGCTGAACATACCGCCCAGCGCGACGAGCAGCAGCGGCACTGCGAACAGAATCGTCAGACTGATAATGTTGGCAGCGATCATCATTTGGCAGCGCCCCCCTTTCTCTTTGCGGCCGGAGACCGCCTTGGCGATCACGCCGCGCATCAGCAGCGCAAAGGCCGCCAGATAGATGATGACAGCGATCACGATGTCAATGGTCTCCGAGGAGTAGGCGGGCTGCATGGCCGCGCCGCCGACCTGAATATAGCTGATGAAAAGCGCCGAGAAAATCGTGCCGATGGGGTTGGAGCTGGCCAGCAGCGCCACGGGAATGCCGTTGAAGCCCATGCCGAGAATGGATTTTTCCAGCACATACTGCCCCGTACCGGCCAGATAGTAGATGCCGCCGCCGATGCCGGACAGCGCACCCGAAATGACCATAGAAAGCACGATGTTGCGCTTGGAATTGATGCCCGCATACTGGGCGGCATCCCGGCTGAGACCGCAGGCCTTCAGCTCATAGCCAAAGGTGGTCTTTTGCAGCACGACCCAGACGAGGACAGCAAAAACAATCGTAATGATGATAGAAATGTTGATCCAGCTCGAATTGCCGAACAGTGCGGCAAACGGCCCCTTGGGCAGGACAGCCCCGGGGTTTGCAGCGGACAGCGCCGCCGTGCGGTCCGAGTTGGACGCGCCCCAGGCAGAAGCCAGCATAGTGGGGGTGTTGGCCAGCAGCAGGTTCACAAGGTACATGCCGATCCAGTTGAACATGATGGCGGTGATGACCTCGTTGACATTGAAGTACGCCTTGAACAGGCCCGGGAAGATGCCCCAGATCGCACCGCCGACAGCGCCCGCCAGCAGGCAGACGAACCACGGCATCTGGAACTGAATGGCACACAGCAGTGCGAAGAATGCGCCCATCGTATACTGACCGGACGCGCCGATGTTGAACAGGCCGGTCTTGAAGGCAAAGCCGACCGACAGGCCGCACATCATCAGCGGCGCTGCCTGATACAGCACCTTGCCCAGCTTATCCATATTGGAAAAGCCGGTCGTCATCATGGCTTTCATGCCGCCCACGGACGCGCCGGGGTTCAGCAACACCAGCAACACAAAGCCCAGCACCAGACCGATGACGATGGACAAAAGGCTTGCCAGCACGCCTACTACAGCGGGGTGCTGCAAAAGCGGCTGTTTATTCTGTTTACTCATGCTTTCGCCTCCCCTTGCTTCTTCGCGCCGGCCATATACAGACCCAACTCCTCGACAGTGGTCTTGCGCGGGTCAAACTCGCCCACGATCTCCCCCTCGTAAATCACGAGGATGCGATCAGACAGGTTCATGACCTCGTCCAGCTCCAGACTGACGAGCAGCACCGCACGGCCCTTGTCGCGCTCGGCCACGATCTGCTTGTGGATATACTCGATCGCGCCGACGTCAAGGCCGCGGGTGGGCTGCACGGCAACGAGCAGCTGCGGGTCCTTATCGACCTCGCGGGCGATGATGGCCTTCTGCTGGTTGCCACCCGACATACTGCGGGCGATGGTGGCAGGCCCCTGACCACTGCGCACATCGTACTGCTTGATGAGCCGCTCGGCATAGTCGAGGACGGCCCCTTTCTTAATAAAGCCGTGGTTCTGGAACTCCGGCTGCCAATAGCGCTGCAGGACCATATTGTCAGCCAGCGTATAGTCCAGCACCAGACCGTGCTTATGGCGATCCTCGGGAATATGGCTCATGCCGGCCTTGGAACGCTCACGGATGGGTGCATTCGTGATGTCCCTGCCCTCCAGCCTGATTGTGCCGCCGGTCGGCTTTTCGAGTCCCGTGATGCCGTAGATCAGCTCGCTCTGGCCGTTGCCGTCAATACCGGCGATGCAGACGATCTCGCCCGCGCGGACATTGAAGCTGACGCCGCGCACGGCGTTATTCTTGTGTACCTTGCTGGGCACTACGAGGTTCTCCACCTCAAGAATCGGCTTGCCCGGCTCGCTGGGCTTTTTCTCAACGGCGAACTGCACATCGCGGCCGACCATCATCTTGGACAACTCTTCCTTGGTGGTGTCCTTGATGTCTACCGTACCGATATACTTGCCCTTGCGCAGGACGCTGCAGCGGTCGGACACAGCCATGATCTCGTTCAGCTTATGGGTGATGAAAAGGATGCTCTTGCCCTCTGCCTTGAAGCCGCGCATGATCTCCATAAGCTCATCGATCTCCTGCGGGGTCAAAACAGCCGTAGGCTCATCGAAAATCAGAATTTCATTGTCGCGGTAAAGCATTTTCAGGATCTCGACACGCTGCTGCATGCCGACCGAAATATCGCTGACAAGCGCATCGGGATCGACCTTCAGGCCGTATTTTTCACTCAGCGCCATGACCTTTTTGCGGGCCTCGTCCCTCTGCAGGAAGCCGTGCTTTGTGTCCTCCACGCCGAGGATGATGTTATCCAGCACGGTGAAGCATTCCACCAGCTTAAAGTGCTGATGCACCATGCCGATGCCCAGCGCGTTGGCGTCATTCGGGTTGTTGATCTTGACCTCCTGCCCGTTTTTCTTGATAACACCCTTTTCCGGCTGGTACAGGCCGAACAGCACACTCATCAAGGTGGATTTACCGGCGCCGTTTTCGCCCAACAGGGCATGGATCTCGCCCTTGCGCAGCTGCAGGGTGATATCATCATTGGCTTTGATGCCGGGGAACTCCTTGGTGATGTGCAGCATTTCGATGACATAATTTTCTGTCAACCGTTGCACGCCCCTTTCGATGTGTACAGGCTTGTACACAATTTAGTACTCTATATTATACAGAAAATTTCATTTTTGTACAAGAGATTTTGCACAAAAAGTTGTCACATTATGGTCATTCCATCCGCTTTGCCTGTCAAATCGCGGACAGCCCTGCCCTTATACGCAAAAACCGCCCCGTGCGGTAAGGCACGGGGCGGTCAAAAGTCACACTTTTAAGCTATCAGCTCTGATAGTCAACGGTCACATTGGTGACAGCGGGGTGTACATCGACGTCAAAGCTGTCGTCAATGACCAGAGAGCCGTCCACGATGGCAGCATACATAGCGTCGTACTGCTCCTGCGTGAACTTGGTGAACTTGCTGGTAGACATCGGCAGGCCAACGCAGTTCTCGGCAGCGCCCAGAACGGCCTGCTTGCCGGCGTAGGCATCGGTAAACTTCCAGCCGTTGTTCAGGGCATCGGTCAGGGCCTCGTTGACAGATTCGGCCAGGCCCTTCATGGCAGAGGTGACAACGGTGTCGAACCGGCCGGACTGGTCGACGTCAACGCCGATCATCTTGCCGCCGTTGGCCTGTGCAGCAGCATCGCAGCTCTCGCAGACGGGGCCGCCGCAGGCAAAGACGACCTCGGTACCCTCAGAGTACCAGCCATCCATCTTGTTCTTGACCTCATCGGTAGCAGCGAAGCCGCCGGAGTACCAGTACTTGATGTTGACATCCGTAGCACCGATCTCCTTGGCAGCAGCATCAGCGCCCTGCACGAAGCCGTAGCCGTAACGGATAACAGCGGGAACGGCCATGCCGCCCAGGAAGCCCAGCTCCTTGTAGCCATCGTAAACAGCGGCGTAGCCGGCCAGATAACCGGCCTGCTCTTCCTTATAGGTGATCAGCGCGGTGTTGGAGGTAGGCGCCTTGTCGCCCAGATCAGCGGTGGAAACATCCAGCGCGAGGAACTGAACATCGGGGTACTTGGCCTGAGCCTCAGCGATAGAGGAACCGAACAGGTAGCCGGCAACAACGACGGCCTTAGCGCCATCGTTGACAGCGTTGTCCATCTGCTCCAGACGAGCAGCGTCGGAGTCCTCGGTGGGGCGGTAGTAGTTGGCGTTCAGGCTGTTGGCACTGCAGAAGTCCTGCACGCCCTGCCAGGTGTACTGGTTAAAGGACTGGTCATCAATGTTGCCTACATCGGTAACGAAAGCAACATCGGTCTTGCTGCCGGAAGTGGAAGCAGCGGCCTCAGAGGTAGCCTCCGTCGTGGTGCTGGCCGTGGAGCTTGCGGGGGTAGAACCGCCGCAGGCAGCCAGAGAGAGCGCCATGCTGGCAGCCATTACAAAAGCGAGAAACTTTTTCATGGTTTTAATCTCCTTAGGTTGATTTTCAGTTGTCCGGCAGGGCGGTTCCCTGCCGTAATAAGTTCAGTATACCGCATTTGGGGCGGTTATTCAATGACAAAACGCTAAACAAATCATTACAAAAGCATAACAAAGCCGCTGTGCGGGCTGTGTCAGCGCAGGCGGGTCAGTGTGACATTGGGGGTGTCGGGCAGCGTGTCAAGGTCGGAGTAGGTATCCACCCGCAGCGCGCTGGTGCGCAGCTTTTCATACAGCTTGCGGTAGCTTTCCTGACTGAAGTTGTCCAGCCGCCACTGGCTGCCGGCCTGCAGCGCCACCTCGCCGTTGGTAAAGCCGGTCTTCTCGGTCTGGCCGGCGCTCTGGGCATCCCAGGTGCCCTGCACAAAGAAGGTGTACAGCTCGCGCTGCACCGCCGCATTGTAGCATTTAACGGCGCTGGCAAGGATACGGTCACCCTGATCGGTGCGGTCGCAGTCTGTCGTGATTGCCTTGGCACCGGTCTGGTTGACAGCGTTGGCAACGCCTGTATAGAGGTCACCGCCGCTGACCATGATCAGCGTTGTTCCGTTATTATACCAGTCGATCATCCGCTGGGTGATGGCATCGTTGACTGTATCCGTGTCGGCGAACCATGTCTGCAGGCTCACGCGCTCACCCTGCTGCTCGGCAGCGGCCTCTGCGCCCTGCAAAAAGCCGGTGGCGTAGCGCACAATACCGGGGACCTCCCGCGTACCGACAAAGCCCAGCGCGGTATACCCTTCGGTCACAGCGGCATAGCCCGCAAGATAGCCCGCCTGCTCCTCCTGAAAGAGAACACAGTGGACCAGATTGGCCGTTTTGTAGGCGCTGTAGTCGTCATTATGGGGCTCATCGTCAAACAGCAGGTAATGCACATCCGGGTAGTTTTCCTGAATGCGGTAGAGCGCCTGACCCATGACCTCGCCGCGGCAGACCACAAGCTTTGCGCCGCTCTCGGCCGCAGCGCGCAGGGCAGCCTCGGCATCATCGGCGGTGCTGCCCGCCGCCGTCTGGCTTACGGCCGTGTAATGGTAGGTATTGGCAAAGGTCTGTACGCCCTGCCACAGCATGGCATCCTCGCCGCTGTCCGTGCCGCCGGGGCCGGTCACCAGCGCGATGGTCTGCCCGCCCGGCAGCACCTGTGTCGGGTCCTCCGGCTCATAGACAAAGGTGGCGTCATCGGTCGGGGCGGTCACGACATGCACCACCTGTGCTTCGGCGATGGCTTCTCTGCCCTTGCAGGCAGTCAGGCCTGCCAGCAGGGTCAGCGTCAGGAACAATGCTAAGAACTTCTTCATGGGTACGGGAAAATCTCCTTGGTATTCGTTTCTTTGCAGGGGCATGGTTTCCCTGCTTTTGGGGTCATTCCAGATTGGCCGGGCCAAAGCCGTAGGGCAGCAGCTCTCCGAGGGTCGTCACGATGTAATCCTCCTCGCTTTTGGCCATGATTACAGTCAGCCCCGGGCCGCCGAACTCATAGAGTGCCTGACGGCAGACGCCGCAGGGGCCGGTGACAAGGGTGTTCTTCTCCCCCGCCTTGCTGCCCACAATGGCGATAGCGTCAAACTCGCGCACACCCTCGCTGACGGCCTTGAACAGCGCCGTGCGCTCGGCGCAGTTCGTAGCGGTATAGCCTGCATTCTCGATGTTGCAGCCCTTGAACACACGGCCGTCCTTGGCCCGCAGTGCCGCCCCCACATGGAAGCGGGAATACGGCGCATAGGCAAACCCCTGCCCTTCAAACGCAGCACGGATCAGGGTCCGGATCTCAGCTTTTTCCATGCTTACTTCTCCAAAAAGGCATCCACGCCGAGCGCGACCTGCATCATGGCAGTAAAGCTGGTCTGGCGCTGCTCGGCGGTCGTGATTTCCGGCGAGACAAAGCTGTCCGAGATGGTCAGCAGGCAGGCTGCCCGCTTGCCCAGCACCTTTGCATTGTGGAAAAGGGCGAAGCTCTCCATCTCAACAGCCAGACAGCCCTTTTCATCGCGCAGGCGCTCCCAGTAGGTCGGTCTGGCGTCGCTGGGCTGGCGGTAGAACACATCGGAGGAATGGATATTGCCCTCGATCAGGGGGACACCTGCCGCGGCAGCGCTGCGGCGCAGGGCGTTGTTCAACTCGGCGCTGGGGGTCTGGATGTTGTCTGTGTCGCCGCTCTGGGTCACAGCATAGTTGCTCTCGGAATACGCGCCGGTGGCCAGCACGACATCAAACAGCTTTGCCTTGTCGGTATACGAGCCGGCAGAGCCGATGCGGATGATGTTCTCCACACCGTACTGACTGTACAGCTCATAGGAATAGATACCGATGGACGGCATGCCCATGCCGCTGCCCATAACGCTGATGGGGCAGCCCTGATAGCTGCCGGTGTAGCCGAGCATACCGCGTACATCGGTGACGAGGCGGACATCCTCCAGAAAGGTTTCCGCGATGAACTTTGCGCGCAGCGGATCGCCGGGCATCAGAACGGTCTTGGCGAAATCGCCCTTTTCCGCGCGGTTATGAGGGGTAGACATAAAAGCACACTCCTTTATTTTGTGATATTGGTAGATATAGTATACCACACTTTCCCGGTTTGTGGTAAACTTATAGAAAAGTTTTTTGTGAAAGAGGTTTTTGCCATGCAGCTGCCGCACCACTGTACCCTTTGCCCCCGGGCCTGCGGGGCCGACCGCGCCGCAGGGCAGCGGGGCTTCTGCGGGGCCGATGATACCCTGCGGGTGGCACGCGCCGCCCTGCACCACTGGGAGGAGCCCTGCCTGAGCGGCGACCCCGATGCCGCCACCGGGAGCGGCACGGTGTTTTTCAGCGGCTGCACCCTGCGGTGCTGCTACTGCCAGAACTACCCCATCAGTCAGGGTGAGGTGGGCAAGGCGATCACCGCCGAGCGGCTGGCCGATATTTTTATGCAGCTGCAAAACGGCGGCGCCAAAAATCTGAATCTGGTCACGGCGTCCCACTATCTGCCCTGGGTGACAGAGGCACTGGATGCTGCCAGAGCGGCGGGCTTTGCCCTGCCTGTTGTCTACAACACCGGCGGCTACGAAACCGTTGAGGCTGTCCGCGCACTGGCCGGGTATGTGGACATCTGGCTTACCGACTATAAGTATTGCGACAGCACGCTGGCGGCGCAGCTTTCCTGCGCGCAGGATTACCCCGCCGTGGCAGATGCCGCCCTGCGCGAGATGCTTGTGCAGACCGGCGCGCCGATCTATGATGCAGACGGCTACCTGCAGCGGGGCGTCATCGTGCGGCATCTGGCCCTGCCCGGCCATGTAGCGGACAGCCGCGCGGTGCTGCAGCGGCTGGCAGCGCTGCGGGCAGAGACCGGTGTGGAATTTATCCCGAGCCTGATGAGCCAGTTCACACCTTTTTATAAGGCGGCCGAGCACGGCTTAGGGCGGCGCATCACGACCTATGAGTACCGGCAAGTCATTGATGAGGCCGTCCGGCTGGGGCTGACCGATGGCTACATGCAGGAAAAGAGCAGCGCCCGGGAGGAGTACACCCCGCCGTTTGATCTGGAAGGGGTATAGGACTCATCATGATCGTATCCGTTTGCTATCTGCTCCTGTTTCTCTTTGTCGGTCTGCTGCTGGCGCGCCGGGCCGTGCCGGACGCAGACAGCGCCGTCCTCCTTCCGCTGGGGTGCGGGCTTGGGGTATCCCTGCTGGCGGTGCTGCCCGCCCTGTTTGCCCTGCCGTTCGGCTTTACCCTGTCGGCCGCCGGGCTGGCGGGTGCCGCTGCAGCGGTGCTGGGCGGGGTGCTGCTGCGGTGCGGCACACGGCTGCATGGGACCGCGAAGGACCCCGACTGCGGGGCAAGCTGGGCCTGCCTGCTGCCGGTGGCCGCCGTGACGCTGTTTCTGCTGCACACCCATGTGCTGCACATGGTAAACGGCACCCTCCACACCGGGCAGAGCTGCTACGGCGATATGCCGATGCATCTGGGGTTCATCCGCTATATTGCGCAGAGCGGTGAATTTCCGCCGCGCTATCCCCTGTTGGGCGGCGCACACCGGTTTGGCTACCCGTTCCTCTGCGAAACGGTCTCCAGTGTCTTTCTTCTGCTGGGGACGGATCTGCGCACCGCCTACCTGCTGCCGATGCTGCCCGCCTTTCTCTCGGTGTACGGCATGTTCTGGCAGCTGGCCCGCCGCGTGACGGGCAGCGTTGCCAAAGCAAGCCTTGCATTCTATCTGTTTTTTATGGGCAGTGGGTTTGGGTTTGTGTATTTTCTCGGCTCCGCCGCGGATTTTGCGGGCATCTTCACCGGTTTTTACACAACACCGACCAATTTTGTTGAGAAGAACATCGTCTGGGTCAACCCCATCGCAGATCTGCTGATTCCGCAGCGCGCCACCCTCTTTGGCTGGTGCGTGCTGCTGCCCGCCCTGTATCTGCTGTGGCGGTTCTGCTATGAGGGCGAACGCCGCCTCTGGCTTTGGCTGGCTTTGCTGGTGCTGCCTCTGCCGCTTTTGCACACGCACAGCGCACTGGCGCTGGTGCTGCTCTGTCTGGTGAGCGGGCTTTACACATTAACACAGGGCGCACGCAAAGAGACGCTGCTGCCTTGGCTGGGGCTGGCCGCCGTCTGCGGCGCGGCATGGCTTTTCCAGATGCTGCCGACCGTGCTGGCGCAAAGTCTGGACGGTCAGCAGATGCTGCGGCTGCACTTCAACTGGATCAACGGCCGGAATGACGGCACCCTGAAGGACAGCTATCTCTGGTTCTACATCAAAAACATCGGCCTTGTGTATCTTCTGTTGATTCCGGCGTTTGTACATGCCAAACCAAAGCAGCGGTGGCTGTACGGCGGCGGGCTGGCGATTTTAACGCTGGCGGAGCTCGTTGTATTCCAGCCCAACAATTATGACAACAACAAGCTGCTGTATGTCTGGCATATGCTGGGATGTGTTCTGGCCGCCCAGCTGCTGGCCGACCTGTTTGCAAAGGTGCGCGCCCTGCCCTGGCGGACGCTGGGGCTGGCGGCCTGCTGCTTTGCGGCGATGTTCGGCAGCGTGCTGACCCTTGGGCGGGAGGCGCTGAGCGACTATCAGCAGTGGAGCGCCGATGACATTGCACTGGCAGCGTATATTGACGAAAACACCGAGAGCGATGCGCTGTTTTTGACCAGCGACAGCCACCTGACGCCGGTGTTTGCACTGGCGGGGCGGCAGATCCTGTGCGGGTCGGGCAGCTATGTCTACTACCACGGCATGGACTACGCCGATGAATACAATGCCATGCGCACCCTGTATGAAACGCCCGACACTGTCACCCTGCAGATCTGGGGCGTACAGTACGCCGTGTTCGATTCCTCCGTCTACAGCCGCTTTGCCGATGCCAACGAGGAATGGTATGCGCAGCGGTACCCCCTGTTGTACGAAAAC
Protein-coding sequences here:
- a CDS encoding cytidine deaminase yields the protein MEKAEIRTLIRAAFEGQGFAYAPYSRFHVGAALRAKDGRVFKGCNIENAGYTATNCAERTALFKAVSEGVREFDAIAIVGSKAGEKNTLVTGPCGVCRQALYEFGGPGLTVIMAKSEEDYIVTTLGELLPYGFGPANLE
- the deoD gene encoding purine-nucleoside phosphorylase, coding for MSTPHNRAEKGDFAKTVLMPGDPLRAKFIAETFLEDVRLVTDVRGMLGYTGSYQGCPISVMGSGMGMPSIGIYSYELYSQYGVENIIRIGSAGSYTDKAKLFDVVLATGAYSESNYAVTQSGDTDNIQTPSAELNNALRRSAAAAGVPLIEGNIHSSDVFYRQPSDARPTYWERLRDEKGCLAVEMESFALFHNAKVLGKRAACLLTISDSFVSPEITTAEQRQTSFTAMMQVALGVDAFLEK
- a CDS encoding radical SAM protein, with the protein product MQLPHHCTLCPRACGADRAAGQRGFCGADDTLRVARAALHHWEEPCLSGDPDAATGSGTVFFSGCTLRCCYCQNYPISQGEVGKAITAERLADIFMQLQNGGAKNLNLVTASHYLPWVTEALDAARAAGFALPVVYNTGGYETVEAVRALAGYVDIWLTDYKYCDSTLAAQLSCAQDYPAVADAALREMLVQTGAPIYDADGYLQRGVIVRHLALPGHVADSRAVLQRLAALRAETGVEFIPSLMSQFTPFYKAAEHGLGRRITTYEYRQVIDEAVRLGLTDGYMQEKSSAREEYTPPFDLEGV
- a CDS encoding BMP family ABC transporter substrate-binding protein, which encodes MKKFLAFVMAASMALSLAACGGSTPASSTASTTTEATSEAAASTSGSKTDVAFVTDVGNIDDQSFNQYTWQGVQDFCSANSLNANYYRPTEDSDAARLEQMDNAVNDGAKAVVVAGYLFGSSIAEAQAKYPDVQFLALDVSTADLGDKAPTSNTALITYKEEQAGYLAGYAAVYDGYKELGFLGGMAVPAVIRYGYGFVQGADAAAKEIGATDVNIKYWYSGGFAATDEVKNKMDGWYSEGTEVVFACGGPVCESCDAAAQANGGKMIGVDVDQSGRFDTVVTSAMKGLAESVNEALTDALNNGWKFTDAYAGKQAVLGAAENCVGLPMSTSKFTKFTQEQYDAMYAAIVDGSLVIDDSFDVDVHPAVTNVTVDYQS
- a CDS encoding pyrimidine-nucleoside phosphorylase translates to MRMYDIIAKKRDGGTLNREELSFAVNGYVAGDVPDYQMSALLMAIYLRGMTDEETAVLTDVMARSGDMVDLSAIAGIKADKHSTGGVGDKTTLVIAPIVAACGVKIAKMSGRGLGHTGGTIDKMEAVPGTRTSLTQEEFFKQVNEIGISVIGQSGKIAAADKKIYALRDVTATVGCIPLIASSIMSKKLAAGSDAILLDVTMGDGAFMKDLDSALELARQMVAIGTAHGRKVAALITDMDKPLGKNIGNSLEVAESMAVLQGRGPADLTEVCLQLASNMLVLAGKGDMPTCRKLAEGVIADGSAFEKCCQMFAAQGGDISVLKDASKFRKAKYSYELTAPADGYIYKNDVERIGNASVLLGAGRIKKEDSIDFAAGITMHKKLGDHVSAGESICTLYADDEALFAPAEEMYRGGLVIRDEKPTVPPLIYARVTSEGVEKF
- a CDS encoding ABC transporter permease, yielding MMIAANIISLTILFAVPLLLVALGGMFSEHSGVINIALEGMMIIGALFACFTLQGLDQSGFGSAHPQISMLIAILVAGVTGMIFSLLLGFAAINLKADQTIGGTALNQFAPAFAVVMTWAIQGQGLTTISIPSWVRITRDTFGLAPVDGPSFWNNLIFKYFYLTTPVAIVLFIAAYIVMYKTRFGLRLRACGEHPQAADSVGINVYKMRYAGVLISGFLGGVGGLAYTVAAGSGFNSDVGGYGFLALAVMIFGNWKPFPILASSLFFALFKVIAAYSSSLSFLPKFEGVKEISNFYQMLPYIVTMIVLIFTSKNSQAPKAEGIPYDKGSR
- a CDS encoding ABC transporter ATP-binding protein, coding for MLHITKEFPGIKANDDITLQLRKGEIHALLGENGAGKSTLMSVLFGLYQPEKGVIKKNGQEVKINNPNDANALGIGMVHQHFKLVECFTVLDNIILGVEDTKHGFLQRDEARKKVMALSEKYGLKVDPDALVSDISVGMQQRVEILKMLYRDNEILIFDEPTAVLTPQEIDELMEIMRGFKAEGKSILFITHKLNEIMAVSDRCSVLRKGKYIGTVDIKDTTKEELSKMMVGRDVQFAVEKKPSEPGKPILEVENLVVPSKVHKNNAVRGVSFNVRAGEIVCIAGIDGNGQSELIYGITGLEKPTGGTIRLEGRDITNAPIRERSKAGMSHIPEDRHKHGLVLDYTLADNMVLQRYWQPEFQNHGFIKKGAVLDYAERLIKQYDVRSGQGPATIARSMSGGNQQKAIIAREVDKDPQLLVAVQPTRGLDVGAIEYIHKQIVAERDKGRAVLLVSLELDEVMNLSDRILVIYEGEIVGEFDPRKTTVEELGLYMAGAKKQGEAKA
- a CDS encoding BMP family ABC transporter substrate-binding protein translates to MKKFLALFLTLTLLAGLTACKGREAIAEAQVVHVVTAPTDDATFVYEPEDPTQVLPGGQTIALVTGPGGTDSGEDAMLWQGVQTFANTYHYTAVSQTAAGSTADDAEAALRAAAESGAKLVVCRGEVMGQALYRIQENYPDVHYLLFDDEPHNDDYSAYKTANLVHCVLFQEEQAGYLAGYAAVTEGYTALGFVGTREVPGIVRYATGFLQGAEAAAEQQGERVSLQTWFADTDTVNDAITQRMIDWYNNGTTLIMVSGGDLYTGVANAVNQTGAKAITTDCDRTDQGDRILASAVKCYNAAVQRELYTFFVQGTWDAQSAGQTEKTGFTNGEVALQAGSQWRLDNFSQESYRKLYEKLRTSALRVDTYSDLDTLPDTPNVTLTRLR